A single Chloroflexota bacterium DNA region contains:
- a CDS encoding HD domain-containing protein → MIPVTLTFAELASALAIMMDYDEHGKVLHAWRVALVAEVLARDLLPNHRAEVFYAGLLHDVGGVGAANHIIHYPTIAAQMADPIIRHHPIRGAQIVRSIPGPFPGLHLIADMILDHHEWWDGSGYPNQKKGEEILVGGHILRLADDFDARHHYYPSLKLPAVLEHAKRSGPGHEFSPEMFAVLMRSFAEQRDFYEELFAADRLPDLLQRASASLPEPGSLSGPDLLERALNLFAELVDAKHPYLVGHSRRVSEFATQLARALGLPEEEVTKIKLSGFLHDVGKVGVPRRIIDKAGPLDAAEWAVIKQHPLRGEEIVKSLHGFQELSPIVKHEHEHYDGGGYPIGLRGEEIPLLARVIAVADAFDALTSLRPYHAVRTAQAALQVLREESGRTFDPAIVSVAQDLFGPALPPG, encoded by the coding sequence ATGATCCCGGTGACGCTCACCTTTGCCGAGCTGGCCTCCGCCCTGGCCATAATGATGGACTATGATGAACACGGCAAGGTGCTGCACGCCTGGCGTGTGGCCCTCGTCGCCGAGGTGCTGGCCAGAGACCTCCTCCCCAACCACCGGGCGGAGGTCTTCTACGCCGGGCTGCTGCACGATGTAGGAGGCGTGGGGGCGGCCAACCACATCATTCACTATCCCACCATCGCCGCTCAAATGGCCGATCCGATCATCCGCCATCACCCCATCCGTGGCGCCCAAATCGTCCGCTCCATCCCTGGACCCTTTCCCGGGCTGCACCTTATAGCCGATATGATTCTCGACCACCACGAGTGGTGGGATGGCAGCGGTTACCCTAACCAGAAGAAGGGCGAGGAGATTCTGGTGGGAGGGCACATCCTCCGCCTGGCCGATGACTTTGACGCTCGCCATCACTATTACCCCTCGCTGAAACTGCCCGCTGTTCTAGAGCATGCCAAGCGCAGCGGACCGGGCCACGAATTTTCGCCCGAGATGTTTGCCGTGCTCATGCGCTCTTTCGCTGAGCAGAGGGATTTCTATGAAGAATTGTTCGCTGCAGACCGCCTCCCCGACCTTCTGCAACGGGCCAGCGCTTCCCTGCCGGAGCCGGGATCCCTAAGCGGCCCCGACCTCCTGGAGAGGGCCCTGAACCTCTTTGCTGAACTAGTCGACGCCAAACACCCCTATCTGGTCGGTCACTCGCGGCGAGTCTCCGAGTTCGCCACGCAACTGGCCAGAGCGCTAGGCTTGCCTGAAGAAGAGGTGACCAAGATCAAGCTGTCTGGTTTCCTGCACGATGTGGGCAAGGTAGGCGTTCCCCGGCGAATCATCGACAAAGCCGGTCCCCTTGATGCCGCGGAATGGGCCGTGATCAAGCAACACCCCCTGCGCGGGGAGGAGATCGTCAAGTCCTTGCATGGATTTCAGGAACTGAGCCCCATCGTCAAACACGAACATGAACATTACGATGGCGGTGGTTACCCTATTGGGCTGCGGGGGGAGGAGATCCCGCTGCTCGCCCGCGTCATCGCCGTGGCTGATGCCTTCGATGCTCTCACCTCGCTCCGTCCCTATCATGCGGTACGCACCGCCCAGGCCGCCCTCCAGGTCCTTCGTGAGGAGAGCGGCCGCACCTTCGATCCAGCCATCGTCAGCGTGGCCCAGGACCTCTTCGGCCCCGCACTACCGCCTGGGTAG
- a CDS encoding site-specific DNA-methyltransferase, whose amino-acid sequence MERLEFNKIYSMDCLEGMKYIPNGTIDLVITDPPFAIAFKAKRSNYNRTRSRVLDGYNEIPQEKYYEFTLQWMKEVYRILKESGSMYVFSGWNNLKDILLAVDEVGFITVNHLIWKYQFGVVTKRRFVNSHYHYLYVCKNDGKRKFFPYARYAKNAKNKENRSLHYEDKEDVWFIKREYWNGDQKTPTKLPAELIKKILIYSSEGGDIVLDPFLGSGQVAVVSKMLGRQYIGFEIVKEYYEFAKKRLEEGIYRIKAGTPKQANFGLAKTSFVLGTPDEISPKC is encoded by the coding sequence ATGGAAAGATTGGAATTCAATAAGATCTACAGTATGGATTGCCTGGAGGGGATGAAATATATCCCGAATGGTACAATAGACCTTGTTATAACCGATCCCCCCTTCGCCATAGCATTTAAGGCGAAGAGGAGTAATTATAATCGGACACGATCTCGGGTTTTAGATGGCTATAATGAAATTCCGCAGGAAAAATATTATGAGTTTACCCTCCAGTGGATGAAAGAAGTATATAGAATTCTAAAAGAATCCGGCAGTATGTATGTTTTTTCGGGATGGAACAATCTCAAAGATATTTTGCTGGCCGTTGACGAAGTGGGTTTTATCACTGTTAACCATCTTATTTGGAAATATCAATTTGGGGTTGTGACAAAGAGAAGATTTGTCAACTCGCACTATCATTATCTTTATGTTTGTAAGAACGACGGAAAAAGGAAATTTTTCCCTTATGCGCGGTACGCTAAAAATGCCAAAAATAAAGAGAATAGAAGTCTGCATTATGAGGATAAAGAAGATGTCTGGTTTATAAAAAGAGAATATTGGAACGGCGATCAAAAGACTCCCACTAAACTACCGGCGGAATTGATCAAGAAAATATTGATATATTCAAGTGAAGGGGGAGATATTGTTCTGGATCCGTTTTTGGGTTCAGGGCAGGTGGCTGTAGTCAGTAAAATGCTGGGAAGACAATATATAGGATTCGAAATTGTAAAAGAATATTATGAATTTGCTAAAAAGAGGTTGGAAGAGGGTATTTATAGAATAAAGGCGGGCACGCCCAAGCAGGCAAATTTTGGCTTAGCAAAGACTTCTTTTGTACTGGGAACGCCGGATGAAATCTCGCCAAAATGTTAG
- a CDS encoding ThaI family type II restriction endonuclease, with protein sequence MLVGVCGEVNVETEIPITEPEVDARLFGEPISIKTITGKGFGGVKLIWTVDAENYKIGRSG encoded by the coding sequence ATGTTAGTGGGGGTATGTGGCGAAGTAAATGTAGAGACGGAAATTCCTATCACCGAGCCAGAAGTGGATGCAAGATTGTTTGGAGAACCCATATCCATTAAGACGATTACAGGTAAGGGTTTTGGCGGCGTCAAGCTGATATGGACTGTTGATGCCGAGAATTATAAAATTGGAAGGAGTGGCTGA
- a CDS encoding EVE domain-containing protein has translation MNYWLTVGTLKNWKETFQKGNIWGFREKQRHRWNTLQEGDVILFYAMRPVAGVIGYGTVRTKFRQTQPLWSEELDKNEVIWPLRFEFNVEHCLPPGKWETEKLTSELLRFKAGLSFRQVEASLAQEIIAKFKERPMVELEEPVSHKEIKQKLIEIGKLQNYIAEGEYPFDMGRLDVVWRRVERSVPTYVFEVNVKGDLYHDLSKLKHAFDLWNSHIFMVASNTDDAKVRHLLSGSFHEIAGRLKFINLEKVEELHRSKKHLIELEKELGIEI, from the coding sequence ATGAATTATTGGTTGACAGTAGGGACGCTCAAAAATTGGAAAGAGACGTTTCAAAAAGGTAATATCTGGGGCTTTAGGGAGAAACAAAGGCATCGTTGGAATACTCTGCAAGAAGGAGATGTGATTTTGTTCTATGCTATGCGGCCAGTCGCTGGCGTAATTGGATACGGAACCGTGAGGACGAAGTTTCGCCAAACTCAACCGCTTTGGTCTGAAGAACTTGATAAAAACGAGGTAATATGGCCGTTGCGCTTCGAGTTTAACGTTGAACATTGTCTTCCGCCAGGCAAATGGGAAACAGAGAAGCTAACCTCTGAGCTGTTAAGGTTTAAAGCAGGACTGAGCTTTCGGCAGGTTGAGGCTTCGCTGGCTCAAGAGATCATCGCAAAGTTTAAAGAGCGCCCTATGGTAGAGTTAGAAGAGCCGGTCTCTCATAAGGAGATTAAGCAGAAGCTGATCGAGATTGGCAAACTGCAAAATTATATTGCTGAAGGGGAATATCCTTTTGACATGGGAAGACTCGACGTTGTCTGGAGGAGAGTAGAGCGATCTGTGCCGACATACGTCTTTGAGGTTAACGTAAAGGGCGATCTTTATCATGATCTATCCAAGCTGAAACATGCTTTCGACCTATGGAATAGCCATATTTTTATGGTAGCTTCAAATACAGACGACGCTAAAGTAAGGCATCTGCTTTCGGGAAGCTTTCATGAGATTGCCGGGCGTTTGAAATTCATCAATTTAGAAAAGGTGGAAGAGCTTCATAGAAGTAAGAAACATCTTATTGAGCTCGAAAAGGAGCTGGGTATCGAAATATGA
- a CDS encoding transposase family protein, translating to MAAEKAVNAVKQFLDKRGGVRPHLVQDNGSQFVAKEWR from the coding sequence ATGGCAGCAGAGAAAGCGGTGAACGCGGTCAAGCAGTTCTTGGACAAGCGGGGTGGGGTCCGACCGCACCTAGTGCAGGACAACGGGAGCCAGTTTGTAGCCAAGGAATGGCGCTAG
- a CDS encoding nucleotidyltransferase family protein — protein sequence MKEKAIPTIEEIKEKTVPILRRYGARKAGVFGSVVRGKMRRRSDIDLLVDLPEPIGLFAFVGLQQELQQALGRKVDLVEYETIKPHIRKRILAEEVPIL from the coding sequence ATGAAAGAGAAAGCGATACCAACCATCGAGGAAATAAAGGAGAAAACTGTTCCTATCTTGAGGCGTTATGGCGCGAGAAAGGCTGGGGTCTTCGGGTCGGTCGTGCGTGGGAAGATGCGCCGGCGCAGTGATATCGACCTTTTGGTTGATCTTCCTGAGCCCATTGGATTGTTCGCCTTCGTTGGGCTTCAACAGGAACTTCAGCAAGCTTTAGGCCGCAAAGTGGATTTAGTCGAGTACGAAACCATCAAGCCGCACATCAGAAAACGGATTCTCGCTGAAGAAGTTCCAATCCTATGA
- a CDS encoding DUF86 domain-containing protein, with product MTRGLTLYLDDILESIAKIQEYTKDITEEQFLHDTRLQDAVLRRLEIIGEAAKHIPKRVRTRYPQVPWQKIAGTRDILIHEYFGVRLQNAWKVVQEDLIDLKLNLLKIKEDLS from the coding sequence ATGACAAGGGGGCTCACGCTATATCTCGACGATATTCTTGAGTCCATCGCTAAGATACAGGAGTACACCAAAGACATCACCGAAGAGCAGTTTCTCCACGATACACGGCTTCAGGACGCAGTCTTACGGCGCTTGGAGATAATCGGCGAAGCTGCGAAGCACATTCCCAAGCGGGTCCGTACGCGCTATCCCCAAGTCCCCTGGCAAAAGATCGCCGGCACGCGAGATATCTTGATCCACGAATACTTTGGCGTGCGCTTACAGAACGCCTGGAAGGTTGTTCAGGAAGACCTCATCGACCTTAAACTCAACCTCCTCAAAATCAAGGAAGACCTTTCCTGA
- a CDS encoding sigma-70 family RNA polymerase sigma factor, with protein sequence MPDQEDNQLRTLLQAIQSGDAEAFRLLQEHFRPLFTRLRRLQHLPYRGTLGALEDTDLEQEFALILWETATTLETDDHFEEILKRRLNRELKRCLRHERREQQKRATLDPALLAAPKDNPSTLPSGDGRLLAAIASLSPKQQEVIKHIYWGEQTAHQIAAHLSVTPQAVTALRRRAERRLQILLMEKTH encoded by the coding sequence ATGCCCGATCAAGAGGATAACCAGCTACGCACTCTGCTTCAAGCGATCCAGAGCGGCGATGCGGAGGCCTTCCGCCTCCTCCAGGAACATTTCCGACCCCTCTTCACCCGGCTGCGACGTCTCCAGCATCTGCCCTACCGTGGCACTCTGGGGGCCTTAGAGGACACCGATCTGGAGCAAGAGTTCGCCCTTATTCTCTGGGAGACAGCCACAACCCTAGAAACTGACGACCACTTTGAGGAGATCCTGAAACGGAGGTTGAACCGGGAACTCAAGCGCTGCTTGCGCCACGAACGGCGCGAACAACAAAAGCGAGCCACCCTCGACCCAGCGCTCCTCGCCGCGCCCAAGGACAACCCCTCAACCCTTCCGTCCGGAGATGGACGACTCTTAGCAGCCATCGCCTCCCTCTCGCCCAAGCAGCAAGAGGTCATCAAGCACATCTACTGGGGCGAGCAGACAGCACACCAGATAGCGGCCCACCTCAGCGTTACGCCCCAGGCCGTTACAGCCCTGCGCCGCCGCGCCGAGAGGCGCCTCCAGATACTCCTGATGGAGAAGACGCACTAG
- a CDS encoding phage portal protein has protein sequence MNWVNLRETIANRLFGDIIQSRVHEAITLAEEDKRWRHLYGTSRDVSLTELLENINDSAEAYRVNPLAYRIIELTTDYVLGKGMRVTSQDEEIQQFINEFWSHPLNQMNTRQFDLCTELSLAGELFVTFHTNPYDKMTYVRSIPAASIDEIETNPDDIEDETRYHRKAESSAGGATGMLRSSAGRWWSKDDCHHYAINRLVGAVRGQGDLVPLLPWLRRYKDWLTDRVRINKFKGAFLWDVKLLGADRAAILRRQGELLEPPNPGSVIVHNEGEEWKAVQPLIDAQAVEPDGKAMRLMIGAGAGVPLHFLAEGESATKATAQEMSGPTLRHFERRQLYFGHVITDIVAEASRRRFGDTLRPILKAQFEDLTTEDTLLLAQASGQIAQALVTFRDQGWIDDATASTLVAKFTGGRE, from the coding sequence GTGAACTGGGTAAACCTACGCGAGACCATCGCCAATCGTCTCTTCGGCGACATCATCCAGTCCCGTGTCCACGAGGCCATCACCCTGGCCGAGGAGGACAAGCGCTGGCGGCACCTCTACGGCACCAGCCGCGATGTCTCCTTGACCGAGCTGCTGGAGAACATCAACGACTCGGCCGAGGCCTACCGTGTCAACCCTTTAGCCTACCGCATCATCGAACTAACCACCGATTACGTCCTCGGTAAGGGCATGCGGGTAACGAGCCAGGACGAGGAGATCCAGCAGTTCATCAACGAGTTCTGGAGCCACCCCCTGAACCAGATGAATACCCGCCAGTTCGACCTCTGCACCGAGCTATCCCTGGCCGGTGAGCTCTTCGTCACCTTCCATACCAACCCCTACGACAAGATGACCTATGTCCGCTCCATCCCCGCCGCCTCCATCGACGAGATCGAGACCAACCCCGACGATATCGAGGACGAAACCCGCTACCACCGCAAGGCCGAGTCATCGGCAGGGGGCGCCACGGGCATGCTCCGATCGTCCGCAGGGCGCTGGTGGTCTAAAGACGACTGCCACCATTACGCCATCAATCGCCTGGTCGGGGCGGTGCGCGGCCAGGGTGACCTCGTCCCCCTCCTCCCCTGGCTCAGACGCTACAAGGACTGGCTCACCGACCGGGTCAGGATCAATAAGTTCAAGGGCGCTTTCCTCTGGGACGTCAAGCTGCTCGGCGCCGATCGAGCCGCCATCCTCAGAAGACAGGGGGAGCTCCTGGAGCCGCCTAACCCCGGCTCGGTCATCGTCCACAACGAGGGCGAGGAGTGGAAGGCGGTCCAGCCCCTGATCGATGCCCAGGCCGTTGAGCCAGATGGCAAGGCCATGCGCCTCATGATTGGCGCTGGCGCAGGCGTCCCCCTGCACTTCCTGGCCGAGGGCGAAAGCGCTACCAAGGCCACGGCCCAGGAGATGAGCGGACCCACCCTGAGACACTTCGAGCGCCGCCAGCTCTACTTCGGCCACGTCATCACCGATATCGTTGCCGAGGCCTCTAGACGCAGGTTCGGAGACACGCTCCGTCCCATCCTAAAAGCCCAGTTCGAAGACCTCACCACCGAGGATACCTTGTTATTAGCCCAGGCCTCTGGCCAGATCGCCCAGGCCCTGGTCACCTTCCGCGACCAGGGCTGGATCGATGACGCCACGGCCAGCACACTGGTCGCTAAATTCACCGGAGGAAGAGAATGA
- a CDS encoding Mu-like prophage major head subunit gpT family protein: protein MSKLSQEERDALPASAFAVPAKRLLPVHDLDHAKLAWTQVDRTEGLTAEEREQAKKRIIAALKRFGLDVSNYQEAKESTLSGALEGVDEKGGLLEVTIIKPGLSANRLEYSDEVLRESLPLWEGAAAFCDHPDALDQTRAGGRSVRDLVGVYSAPRYEQGIKARLRLYPTASWLYQTIATVLADKEAGKPMPKIGISADMVVLKEKIGDRFKVHKIKQVNSADVVFQPSAGGAFERVLEGQDITKKEDTMADNQTEMEEKKLEATVTVNTVSEALQAQSKILREELEALKRQHCATVLEAKLSASDLPEEARKQLKERFESQAFEAEALDKAITDVKALLASIASGQVIKDMGQPRISLGADPLAKVQMAMEKLFGLEVKDPSVPRLSGIREAYILITGDRGFTGRYNWEESIVREANEVTTSVMADALANVLNKRLVKDYAGQDKWWEPFAVKTPVKDMKLQTRILLNDFAALADVVENAAYANLAWGDSKETYTPTKRGNLVYVTLETIINDDLRAVQRIPSKLASAAAITINEFVSGLFTANAGLGSTMADTFTVFHANHGGNTGTAALSSAALQAAITVVMKQTNSASKRLGLKPRWLLIPPDLLWTARTILESVGLPGTANNDINVTRGVLDIITIPNWTDANNWYLIADPVAIESIELGFLEGREEPELLVQDNPTSGTVFTNDAISFKVRHIYGGGWLDYRGAYGSVVA, encoded by the coding sequence ATGAGCAAACTATCCCAGGAAGAGCGAGACGCCCTCCCCGCTAGCGCCTTCGCCGTCCCCGCAAAGCGCCTGCTGCCCGTCCACGACCTCGACCACGCCAAACTAGCCTGGACCCAGGTCGATAGAACCGAAGGGCTAACCGCAGAGGAACGAGAGCAGGCTAAGAAGCGCATCATCGCCGCCCTCAAGCGCTTCGGACTAGACGTCTCCAACTACCAGGAGGCCAAGGAGAGCACCCTTTCGGGGGCCCTCGAAGGGGTAGACGAGAAAGGAGGTTTATTAGAGGTCACCATCATCAAGCCCGGCCTGTCGGCTAACCGCCTGGAGTACTCAGACGAGGTACTCAGAGAGAGCCTGCCCCTCTGGGAAGGCGCCGCCGCCTTCTGCGACCACCCCGATGCCTTGGACCAGACTAGAGCCGGGGGCCGCTCCGTCCGCGACCTGGTGGGGGTCTACTCCGCTCCCCGCTACGAACAAGGCATCAAGGCCAGGCTCAGGCTCTACCCCACCGCCTCCTGGCTCTACCAGACCATTGCCACCGTCCTGGCCGATAAGGAGGCCGGCAAGCCCATGCCCAAGATCGGCATATCGGCCGATATGGTGGTGCTAAAGGAGAAGATAGGCGATCGTTTCAAAGTCCACAAGATCAAGCAGGTCAACTCGGCCGATGTCGTCTTCCAGCCCTCGGCCGGTGGCGCCTTCGAAAGGGTGTTGGAAGGACAAGACATAACAAAAAAGGAGGACACAATGGCAGACAATCAAACGGAAATGGAAGAGAAGAAGTTAGAGGCTACGGTGACGGTCAACACCGTCAGCGAAGCCCTGCAAGCCCAATCGAAGATTCTTCGAGAAGAGCTCGAAGCGCTCAAGCGCCAGCATTGCGCCACCGTCCTGGAGGCCAAGCTATCCGCCTCCGACCTGCCCGAGGAGGCCAGAAAGCAGCTCAAAGAGCGCTTCGAGTCTCAGGCCTTCGAGGCAGAAGCCCTGGACAAGGCCATCACCGACGTCAAAGCCCTACTAGCCTCCATCGCCAGCGGCCAGGTCATCAAGGATATGGGCCAGCCCCGTATCTCCCTCGGCGCCGATCCTTTGGCCAAGGTCCAGATGGCTATGGAAAAGCTCTTCGGTCTGGAGGTCAAGGATCCCTCAGTGCCAAGGCTCTCGGGCATCCGGGAAGCCTACATCCTCATCACCGGCGATAGGGGCTTCACCGGCCGCTACAACTGGGAGGAATCCATCGTCCGTGAGGCCAACGAGGTCACCACGTCCGTCATGGCCGACGCCCTGGCTAACGTGCTCAATAAGCGCCTGGTCAAGGACTACGCCGGACAGGATAAGTGGTGGGAGCCATTCGCGGTCAAGACGCCCGTCAAAGACATGAAGCTCCAGACCCGTATCTTGCTCAACGACTTCGCCGCTCTAGCCGACGTCGTCGAGAACGCCGCCTATGCCAACCTGGCCTGGGGCGATAGCAAGGAGACCTATACCCCCACCAAGCGCGGTAACCTCGTCTACGTCACCCTGGAGACCATCATCAACGACGACCTCCGCGCTGTCCAGCGCATCCCCTCTAAGCTCGCCTCAGCCGCCGCCATCACCATCAACGAGTTCGTTAGTGGCTTGTTCACGGCTAACGCCGGCCTGGGCTCCACCATGGCCGATACCTTCACCGTGTTCCACGCCAACCACGGGGGCAACACGGGCACAGCCGCCCTCTCCAGCGCCGCCCTCCAGGCCGCTATCACCGTCGTCATGAAGCAGACGAACTCGGCCAGTAAGAGATTAGGCCTCAAGCCCCGCTGGCTGCTCATCCCGCCTGATCTGCTCTGGACGGCCAGGACCATCCTGGAAAGCGTCGGACTACCAGGCACGGCTAACAACGACATCAACGTCACCCGTGGCGTCCTAGACATCATCACCATCCCCAACTGGACCGACGCCAATAACTGGTACCTCATCGCCGACCCTGTGGCCATCGAGTCCATCGAACTGGGCTTCCTGGAAGGACGTGAGGAGCCTGAATTGCTTGTCCAGGATAACCCGACCAGTGGCACCGTCTTCACCAACGACGCCATCTCGTTCAAGGTCAGGCACATCTACGGCGGTGGCTGGCTCGATTACCGTGGCGCCTACGGCAGCGTGGTAGCATAG